Within the Musa acuminata AAA Group cultivar baxijiao chromosome BXJ2-9, Cavendish_Baxijiao_AAA, whole genome shotgun sequence genome, the region CACTAAATTTAACAACCCTGGAGCTGACAAAATCATCTTTTAATCAGAAGTCAAGTAAGTTGAGGCACCGCCTGTGACAGGGGCTATGTGAGCCAGGCCTTAAATATGTCTCAACAATAATATGATATCCACTGAGAGTCCTTACCTAGTCATAAAGCCCTTCTTCGTTCCAAATATCAACCAAAAAATCTACCATTTCCTGCATATGACCAATAAACATACAATAATGTATAAGAAGATCTAAAAGATTATTCTAAAAACATTCTGGATTTAGAACTATATGGAAAATAAGATAGGGAAGCATGGACTTACAGATAATGGAATTGACTCTGGAAAAGGTTGGCTTGTCGATAGCAAGTCATCATATGTTGAGCACCAGCTGAACAAGACAAATAATTGAACGCTAAGGGAATAGAGATTACCATCATGATATATTCATAGTAATATAATGAGTATTTGATTAACAAAACTAAAAGCTCCATTCTAGGTCTTTGGAACATACAGTTACAGAGAATTTGAAATTAGAAAATGATATTGTTTAAAAATACATGTGAACTGGATTTTAGCTTAATCTTATACCTGCAGCTGCAAAGATTTAGATGCACTCATGCCATGAATGCCAAATTTACAACCCTAATTTGAACAAAATTTCCTCACTATGGAAACATGTGAACTGATAGTCTCTTGGACTAAAACGGTACCAACATTTTACCTTGAGATAGTGTGCAAGAGAACTCAAACCAATTCCCTGAAGGCGGGGAGTAAACAGGACCTATTCTTTATCAATGAGATAGTGTGCAAGAGTATTAATCAAATCATTTGCTACTACAACGATAAAGGCACTTGAGCTTGACACCTAATATGGTAGCAAAAATAGTTGTTTGTTAACAAATCAAGTCCTATGTCTTTCTACTTCTTTTAATCCTCTAATTCACCAAAAAGCAAATATTCTCTAACGTTTACCTTTCCATTGTACATTCCTCAACTCCACAGTCCAATAAGGAAAGCAAAATATACACCAACATAAAAAGCTTCCATCAATGCAAAGTCTAAAGAGGGTAGATATATGTATTTTAACCGCGCAAGCAGAGAAACTATTTTCTTGGCTTGAATCCTGATCATCCAAGTTgcaaagaaaaatatcataacttGGCACCAAGGTCCATCCACTGAACATTTAGCAAAAGCAATAGGCTTGGTTGATAATATCATCTTATTCCCAACATAAAATAATCTCTCTGCTCATTTTCAGCCAGGCTGCCCAACTGCCATGTTACATAGGTCAGTTCCAGAAACTAATTGGAGTTTCCTAATCCTTTTATACTCTAAAAACTTTATGCCAGATATGTCACCTGCTTTGCATTGTATATGAGCCAAACTTCAATTTTCATTTGCTCAAAGCATTAACAATCATGAGTTTCTCAAGCATTCATCAAACACCAAGACACTTAGTTTGGGTCAAAATCTTAGCATCACCAGCTGTAGATCAACAAAAGAAATTTCTATGATAGAAGTAGGACTATAACCAACATGTGCTCTCAATGAGAATTCCAAAGTGCTGACTTAGAAAATATAATACTGACACACAACAAATGTCAGGCAAATTGATCATATAATTTAATGTGAGAGGAAAATAATGCACAGGTCTTAACTCCTGCCTATAGAGTAATACAGTCTTCAAATGCAGAAGTTACACCTATATACGAAGAACTCACAGTCAAATCTAATAGAAATGATGAGGGACCAAGGTGTCTACCTTATTGATGGTTCCCTTGGTATTCTGCGGCAACTTTTTGGTTGGTCTCCTACCCATTCTTGTCTCATCTCATTCCAAGCTAAAGCAGCTGCAAAATGTAGGTTACAATTCTTGAGCATTAacatgagcaatttttttatcctCCAATCCCCGGTGACAAATAATATGGAAACTTTTGATGAGCTTTGTTAAACAATAAACAGTAAAGAACAATGTAAACTAATATGTATAAACCAGCAAAACTGCAGATATTACTCAAGTACAAAAGTACAAAACAATGTAAACTAATAAGTAGGCACAGACAAAAAGTTATCCAGCTATTTCCTACTTCAACCTTCTGATAATATGTAGCCATTTTCGGCTTGTTAATAATGAAAAAATATGGATAACAAAGTAAAGATGTATTTCTCACAAAAGGCCCATCAATCAAGGCCTCAAACAGAAAACTCCTCAACTCTCAGCCCACAATATTGTTAATTGTAATATTACCAAAAGCAATATTGACAAAATGAATGTGTACAGAAGAAACTAACATATCTTGATGTTCATATGGTAGAACATGGCAACCCTGTTATGTATGCATAGTGCAACCAAGGCCGGCCAGGTACACATACCCTGACCAAGAGCCCAGCAAATAAGCGACGATATTATTACCATAAATGTAACTTGACCTGctttttttcttagaaaaaaatGTTTTCGGTTATCAAATTTCCACTCTGTTCACTACATAACAAATAACCAATATATATCTCATGCAAATTCTATATGTGACTCAACAAATGTCCACATGAGTGAAGTAGTCAAACTAAACAAGACCATAACAATTATTTTAAAATGGTATTACTACATAATAAGTCATATGTGATAGGACATACTGATATTTCATCATGAAATTTGTAAAGAAAATAATCAACAAGCATCAGGATTTGATTAGAAAACAATATTCATCAAGCTGGAAATTTTCAATACCATTTTGAGACAGACCTTGATTAATAAAGGGATGGTTGTTTTTATTTTCCAGTGGAACCTTCATGTCCTTTGAAACAGATGTGAGGCACAAAGGACGGTGTGCATCAAGGGAGTTAAAGTTGCCAAAATCATTTTCCATTTCCCTTGAACTTGATGACCATTGCCTTATCCAACACCTTGAAGATTgatctctccaaaaggatgacatcAGTGTTCTTTCTGAATTTGATCTGGTTTCAGCTTGGATGCCCAAACAACAACTGCTCTGCACAAACTTAAAGAAACTAAATGGTGTTCCATGAATACAAAAAGAAGAATGAACATTCAAAAATGAATTAGCTAAGGTAACTACTGCAGATCGTCCAGAAAAGAAATTGCAAACATACAGAAATAAATAGCTTGTCATCCTCATCTCAAGAAACAGAAATGCCTACCCCATGGAAGCTAAATTTACGTAACTTATGCAGGAGCATTCATCTATCAATATCACGCCTCCATGACAGCTCATCTAGTGATATCTAATGTAGCTTCCACATTCCTATcagtaaaaaaggaaaaaacaatGAGCTTCTAAATCCATCTGCATGAGCAACATCGAAGTTCTAAAATGTTCAGCAAATAAATAGTAGTAGTGAGCAAGAAAGCACCGTATGACTTAAATGAAAACCACAATTTCAGTTTCTCTGTTTACTTTTTTGCAAATGCCTTTAGTAACATTGGAACAATTAcggaatataaataaaaatacattGTTTCACATCCAAATGTAAAATCAAATCAACTAAATGAATACCACAAAAGGAACAATCTGATCATGGTTTAAGACGAGAATATTGCAATGGCTTTGGATGTCCCTCGTAGTATGGTTCAATAGTAGACATATGATGGGAATGTTTCTTGTTCCACATAAAATGTGCTAATTTCTTGTTCCACAAATTGTACCACAAGTCATTGGTACATGTAACTTGCCAAAAAAATCACGTACCAACTAAACCATCTAACATAAATCCTTGGCAGAATCCATAACGTTTATCACATTATTTTCTTACTTTGCAATCATTGGTATATTTCACTGTGAATAATAATACCATTAGTGTATTTGTTATTTGAAATTTCTACATAAGCTAAAGAGTATCACAACCCCAAGTTACTGTAGCATCCATTGcctctttttttaattttagggCGTCACGGCAAGTTCTCACTCCTGTTGAATGGGGATGGCACATAATGGATTGCTTCATCTATAGTGGTTAGGCGGGACAAGCCGGATCAAGGCTGTGTCAAATTGATTGTCGACTGCTCCTATAGTAGTCAAAGGAGGGGGGTTTGGGTTTACTCTTAAGAACTCATATTGGTTCTTTCCTGGGTAAATTCAATACTGGTACAGGGAGCCTCTACAATGAGCTTGTTGCTATAAAAGATGGGTTATTCTAGTCAGCAAGGAAGGAATTCTATAAATTATTGTGATGTCAGATGTGGAGACGGCTATTCTCGCACaaaactctctttttttttatatcatcTCTCTTTTTTTATCATGTAGAACTCTCCCATTTGTTCGAGAAGGGTAGCGAATGTGCAAACTGGCTAGCTAAATTTGCTAGAACCTCTAGGTCAACTTTTGTTTGGCTAGGGGAGGTACCACCTCTCTTCCGTAGTCTATTGTGTGGTGACCTCCAGAGCACAAGCTGTAATCACTTTTTGAGTTAAATGCATTtctatttaaaaaaagaaaaaaaaacttctcTCGCCCACTAAGTTCTATATATTGTTTCCACAATTATTCAATCTATCATCATAGATGCCATGAAGTACTTAGTAACCAGAAATTATGAGATGATAACAACTCCAGACAACAAGAAACACCTATCCAACACAAATTTCAGTTCAAGTAACACGACTCTGTCTAAGTTAGGATAATAACGTATGTCAATagaggaagagaaagggatgagttGTTAATTTCACTTTGTTACAACACAAGGGGCAATAAGAACACGATTTGATAGGAAAACAAAAATCAGCTTCAAATCTCCCCAATATGGGGAAGAAGCAAAAAATAAGGGTTTCGAAGAGAATCGAATTTCCTCCGATTCTCTCTCACGTATTCGCATCTAAACGAGATAATCCGTTTCTCTTCCCTTCACGCCTAATTCTCCCCATCCAGGAATCACCCATCGCCCAGCTAAATTCACCGTGCAAAAGCATCACAAGAAACAACGATCGATCCAATTCATTCTTTGATCAGCCAAGCGCCCGAACCAGAATAAAAAAGAGACCACGAGTAGGGCAAAACCAAAAATTTCTTGCATCAACGGCAACAACTCAACTCAGAATTCAAATTCATTCTTTGATCAGCCAAGCGCCCGaaccagaaaagaaaaagagaccaCGAGTAGGGCAAAACCAAAAATTTCTTGCATCAACGGCAATATCTCAACTCAGAATTCGAACAAGGAGAGAGGGTGAGAGGAAGAAGATCGCATCGAGGGGGGCTGGCATACCTTTTGCTCCCTGGAATTCCTTTGACGACGGGGTGGATGCTGGGGCGGCATTGGGATACCGTCGTCCGTTCGTCTTAAAGGCCGCGGTGATTGGTCGCGAAACGACAGCCGTCGATCTCTACCCAATGATGATGGCAGAATAGGCAATCTCGACCGTACGTTGGATGCATCTATTTtaatgggatatttatagattCGATGGGCGTGGCGGCTTTGGATATTTTGGAGACCACCGTATCAGGCTTTTCTATtacattaatattatttattattcttcTCCTCTCAAAACAATGTGCGGTGGAAGGATGGAAACCGTGCGAGAGGATTGGATACTGCCATTCCATGTTTGCCCTAATACCAATTtatccccaaaaaaaaaaactttaaatcaAATAAGTAATATCTACCTGTTTTACTCAGTTAAATgttaaatcttaaattttgataatgatatcaattaatgagtttgtgatctaattaaTATTTTAGAAAAGGGATACATGACTAATTTTGAAAAGACAAAATGATTAAGATAGAAGAATCAGACGATTGGGCTAGAAAAATCAAACATTATGCTAAGATCGGATATTACGGAAGTCAATATACCAAAAGATCAAGAAATATGTCGAAGAAAAGTACGATACGCTAGGAGTAACCAATGATATATCGAATAATAtagaattattatattttaatcgtTTATATCTTGATCGTCGTAGTTAGgtcttactaactcaattaagttAGGTcttaaattaagttagttttgagtgtaaccttactaactcaattaagggtccaTTAGGCTTGATCTAGGACTGAGTTGGGCCCAttagaaggctcattcagtgaccataTCAAAACAAGTTGGTGGCATCGCTAaaccaagcggtggaaccacctatgagctagaATATATGAAATGTATGTTTTTTGAAAGACCCGATGATGGTATCATCCAGACTGATGGTAGTACTACCAATACACAATCTCCCATgatatcaagcggtagtaccatccaGAGTAGACAATGGTATCATCAGTGGTCAATCCAACAagtagtggtatcacctagtatTTGCGAAAATATCGTTAGTATCCTGAAAACCTACGAATGAAacttttttgactctatttttaaagttatttgggCATATAAATACATCACTTAGTTTTGCTTGagtaagcaagaaaagtgaaagaaaaagcttatgattttgaattgtaaaGTCTTGAAAAGTATTAAGTATCTCTCTCCTTCTTTTTAAAGTTTAAAACTCATTATAAGAGAGGTGCGAGACTCGTAAAGGTTTCTCCTAaacatatgaaaaggagaaagagttgtaaagaagttagttggtcttcgcccattgaaagaagaccagttAATAAACGCTAGTGgtttcgacgaaagaggaattaaGATCGGAAATAGATTGTGACGACCAAACTACTTTAAATTCGATGTTCCTTTCGGCTCTTCGTTATTATTGCTttatgagttaattgcttattacgattactttaaatcaaacacaCTTTCATTATTGATTtttaaaattgatttaattttacgaaagcactaatttatcCTCTCATCGAGAACAaccatttttattatttaagaaaATCAAATAACTCaactaaattttaaaaatcacatTGTGTATTCATCTGCCAACATTAATCACGATAAGTAACGAATTCGGCAAAAAGAAGTAGATATAAATATTGCTTCATTCTAAGAGTTATAATATCCAATATTTTAAATctctttagtatttttattattttagaaaaaaataaaatttaaaataaataaaaattacataAGATATAATCTGAAAGATCGCTTCATGCATACATACTCAAGTCAAGTTTAGGTTTATGTTTGATTATCAAATAATTAAAtagattcaaattctatcaggatACTCTACCCATTTGATACGATCAATTTTCACTGTCAATCTGACCGCACTTGATGAAATTGATCGAATCTAACACATCTTTTTtagtattatgattttttttaaaaatatatacacgTTTGATTAATGGAATATAAATTTCAttcgagataaaaaaaaaaaaatgtgtttAGTATCATGCTCTCATTTTAGCCTAATCGACTACACCGAATGTGCATCcgataaaatatttatcaaaatagtTTTCATTCATTACCGATGAAAAAAAGCTTGTGAGCAGTCCGATCTACTCAAATTAAAAAACATAGCTGGAATAACTATATAGATGTAGTGTTGGCTTTATCGTTATCATCTTATGGCTTTAGGAGAGAATATTCCCTTCAAATGTCTTGTTGGCAT harbors:
- the LOC135623405 gene encoding uncharacterized protein LOC135623405 isoform X3, whose translation is MLLHKLRKFSFHGSSCCLGIQAETRSNSERTLMSSFWRDQSSRCWIRQWSSSSREMENDFGNFNSLDAHRPLCLTSVSKDMKVPLENKNNHPFINQAALAWNEMRQEWVGDQPKSCRRIPREPSISWCSTYDDLLSTSQPFPESIPLSEMVDFLVDIWNEEGLYD
- the LOC135623405 gene encoding uncharacterized protein LOC135623405 isoform X2 → MLLHKLRKFSFHGFVQSSCCLGIQAETRSNSERTLMSSFWRDQSSRCWIRQWSSSSREMENDFGNFNSLDAHRPLCLTSVSKDMKVPLENKNNHPFINQAALAWNEMRQEWVGDQPKSCRRIPREPSISWCSTYDDLLSTSQPFPESIPLSEMVDFLVDIWNEEGLYD
- the LOC135623405 gene encoding uncharacterized protein LOC135623405 isoform X1; translated protein: MSCHGGVILIDECSCISYVNLASMGCCLGIQAETRSNSERTLMSSFWRDQSSRCWIRQWSSSSREMENDFGNFNSLDAHRPLCLTSVSKDMKVPLENKNNHPFINQAALAWNEMRQEWVGDQPKSCRRIPREPSISWCSTYDDLLSTSQPFPESIPLSEMVDFLVDIWNEEGLYD